Proteins from one Leptospira bourretii genomic window:
- a CDS encoding RluA family pseudouridine synthase has translation MKSPLKQIPIGFGLTTNILFECDEFLLAEKPAGIPVHETKDPNRIDFTRSLATKLGLTELRTANRLDLGTSGIVLLGKTQSKNKEIDSLLKEAEKEYIFLCFGIPDWKEKRFECFLKDGNKEVKVVRSGGKKAITEFRILLSHQKENISFGMAKILTGRRHQIRVMLRELGFPVLGDPVYSLTTQSKKEERMYLHSFRLCFTDFQGKKQWVETEIPLEFSNRMGKSLSL, from the coding sequence TTGAAGTCTCCACTTAAACAAATTCCGATTGGTTTTGGGCTCACAACCAACATTCTTTTTGAATGCGATGAGTTTTTGTTAGCAGAAAAACCAGCAGGAATTCCTGTACATGAAACCAAAGATCCAAACCGAATAGATTTTACAAGGTCACTGGCAACAAAACTTGGCCTCACGGAACTACGCACTGCCAACCGTTTGGATTTGGGAACGAGTGGGATTGTGCTCCTTGGAAAAACCCAAAGTAAAAATAAAGAAATCGATTCCTTATTAAAAGAAGCAGAAAAAGAATATATTTTTTTATGTTTTGGCATTCCCGATTGGAAAGAGAAACGGTTTGAATGTTTTCTAAAAGATGGAAATAAAGAAGTAAAGGTGGTGAGGAGTGGGGGAAAAAAAGCCATTACAGAATTTCGTATTCTTTTGAGTCACCAGAAGGAAAATATTTCTTTTGGGATGGCAAAAATATTAACAGGGAGGCGGCACCAAATTCGTGTTATGCTTCGTGAGTTGGGTTTTCCTGTTTTAGGTGATCCTGTGTATTCTTTAACAACCCAGTCAAAGAAAGAAGAAAGAATGTATCTTCATTCCTTTCGATTGTGCTTTACCGACTTCCAGGGAAAAAAACAGTGGGTGGAGACAGAGATTCCTTTAGAATTTTCAAATCGAATGGGGAAATCACTTTCTCTTTAG
- a CDS encoding DUF2797 domain-containing protein, with the protein MPKIQGYVRKMSHKGISPVSYFWETANYNEADKKDLTAKESTSENPVESWIGKKITLSTNDEIRCLHCGKKTKKSFSQGYCFTCFTNLAENDLCILRPETCHFHKGTCREPDWGQTNCFKKHTVYFANSSGLKVGITKENPVSNRWVDQGAKYGIPILEVTSRRDAGILEHYLSQFLPDKTTWQKMVAGDPPDMDLVKEANKFLNHLEKNEFLSPPNTRTKLVWNRLDLSVGVTTINYPIETYPEKIKSLKLTKETPITDTLVGIKGQYLLFRTGVINIRSLSGLWIEVST; encoded by the coding sequence ATGCCAAAGATCCAAGGGTATGTTCGGAAAATGTCACACAAGGGAATCTCCCCTGTTTCTTATTTTTGGGAGACAGCGAACTACAATGAGGCGGATAAAAAAGATTTAACTGCTAAAGAGTCCACTTCCGAAAACCCTGTAGAATCTTGGATTGGGAAAAAAATTACACTTTCTACAAATGATGAAATTCGATGTTTGCATTGTGGGAAAAAAACGAAAAAGTCATTTAGCCAAGGATATTGTTTCACTTGTTTTACAAACCTCGCAGAAAACGATCTTTGTATTCTAAGGCCAGAAACCTGTCATTTTCACAAAGGCACTTGTCGGGAACCAGACTGGGGGCAAACCAATTGTTTTAAAAAACATACTGTGTATTTTGCTAACTCCAGTGGATTAAAAGTGGGGATCACAAAAGAAAATCCAGTGTCCAACCGTTGGGTGGACCAGGGGGCCAAGTATGGAATTCCCATTTTGGAAGTAACATCTCGAAGGGATGCTGGAATTTTAGAACATTATTTGAGTCAGTTTTTGCCTGATAAAACCACTTGGCAAAAAATGGTGGCGGGCGATCCACCTGATATGGATTTGGTGAAAGAGGCAAATAAATTCCTCAACCATTTGGAAAAAAATGAATTCCTATCTCCTCCAAATACCAGAACCAAACTGGTTTGGAACCGGTTGGATTTAAGTGTTGGTGTAACAACAATCAACTATCCCATTGAAACGTATCCTGAAAAAATCAAATCTCTCAAACTCACAAAAGAAACTCCCATCACCGATACTCTCGTAGGAATCAAAGGGCAGTACCTACTATTTCGGACGGGAGTGATCAACATTCGCAGTCTTAGTGGTCTTTGGATTGAAGTCTCCACTTAA
- a CDS encoding LIC_11883 family protein — protein sequence MKRLFLLFFILLFVFTLSASEREFVSVPKNKTAKVLKSVAYATIRSTLLVSYGEGEEKESVYTSCSENFPSMPGDFPCNYLDYEGTTLEVAPSSATNDGEATEGSDPEDIYPGGKITIKRIKQKSPNLNGKVVFLGEGEDQLKLFYGPKGQISHYLYRQTLVIFKWDLSLTEPSLVGLLFVNVNKDYFPEDVKEFSF from the coding sequence ATGAAACGACTTTTCCTTCTATTTTTTATTTTACTTTTTGTTTTTACTTTATCTGCTTCCGAAAGGGAATTTGTTTCTGTTCCCAAAAACAAAACTGCTAAAGTTTTGAAGTCGGTTGCTTATGCCACAATCCGTTCCACTCTCCTTGTTTCTTATGGGGAGGGTGAAGAGAAGGAATCGGTATATACTTCTTGTTCGGAAAATTTTCCAAGTATGCCAGGGGACTTCCCTTGCAATTATTTGGATTACGAAGGTACAACATTGGAAGTGGCTCCCAGTTCCGCAACAAATGATGGAGAGGCCACGGAAGGATCTGATCCAGAAGATATCTATCCTGGTGGAAAGATTACCATCAAACGTATCAAACAAAAATCCCCAAACTTAAATGGAAAGGTGGTTTTCCTTGGGGAAGGTGAAGACCAACTCAAACTTTTTTACGGGCCCAAAGGACAAATTTCTCATTATTTGTACAGGCAAACTCTTGTTATATTCAAATGGGATCTTTCACTCACAGAGCCGAGCCTCGTTGGTTTACTTTTTGTAAACGTAAACAAAGATTATTTTCCAGAAGATGTAAAGGAGTTTAGTTTTTAA
- a CDS encoding exo-beta-N-acetylmuramidase NamZ family protein, with the protein MTNYFFRFSLCFLVLACHGNTVPQFRVHPNDSKLRISQDIFYEKVLPTMAGKKLMLATNPSGIGTSPKKIITSLEKHKITLEHLIGLEHGFLGLEEEFSQTPVTMDSTFNRPLYHIYRIKDSELRDLVREVDYVVFDVQDVGMRCYTYLSVLKRLMDAMKNTKTKLIVLDHIHVAMHLPPMGEKMNPRNLNFAGEFPSLLITGMTVGEATRFYNKEYLKDSVDVMVVPVEGYKRGMYFEDTGIPWTTPSPNLPMVDSARNYLSLVLLEGVNVSVGRGTQAPFVYFGAPWMTNPEELANKLASLGNKSYYFSPVYFKPTFGPHKGKICSGLRMNLVRPDYDPIQLAYDLIRLMKETYPNDFKWSKGSANHWVDQLWGNEHFRTSINEGKSFSDFHNTYLAEEESERKKIAPYLLY; encoded by the coding sequence ATGACCAATTACTTTTTTAGGTTTTCTCTCTGCTTTCTAGTCCTTGCATGCCACGGGAACACAGTTCCCCAATTTCGTGTCCATCCGAATGATTCCAAGTTGCGGATTTCCCAGGACATTTTTTATGAAAAAGTCCTCCCCACCATGGCTGGAAAAAAATTGATGCTTGCCACGAATCCTTCGGGGATTGGAACAAGTCCTAAAAAAATCATCACTTCTTTAGAAAAACATAAAATCACTCTGGAACATTTGATTGGTCTTGAACATGGGTTCCTTGGTTTAGAAGAAGAGTTTAGCCAAACACCTGTTACAATGGATTCTACTTTCAATCGACCTTTGTATCATATCTATCGAATCAAAGATTCTGAATTAAGAGATCTTGTTCGGGAAGTGGATTATGTTGTTTTTGATGTCCAAGATGTAGGAATGCGTTGTTATACATACTTAAGTGTATTAAAAAGACTGATGGATGCGATGAAGAATACAAAAACAAAACTGATAGTTCTCGATCATATTCATGTTGCCATGCACCTTCCGCCGATGGGTGAAAAAATGAATCCAAGAAATTTGAATTTTGCTGGTGAGTTTCCATCGCTACTCATCACTGGGATGACGGTTGGTGAGGCCACAAGGTTTTATAATAAAGAATATTTAAAAGACAGTGTGGATGTGATGGTCGTTCCGGTTGAAGGTTATAAACGAGGAATGTATTTTGAAGATACAGGAATTCCTTGGACCACTCCCTCACCAAACTTACCTATGGTGGACTCTGCGAGAAATTACCTTTCTTTGGTATTACTCGAAGGTGTGAATGTGTCTGTGGGCCGAGGGACCCAAGCTCCCTTTGTTTATTTTGGAGCTCCTTGGATGACAAACCCAGAAGAGCTTGCAAATAAACTGGCGAGTCTCGGAAACAAATCTTATTATTTTTCTCCTGTTTATTTCAAACCAACCTTTGGTCCCCATAAAGGAAAAATTTGTTCAGGACTTCGTATGAATTTAGTTCGTCCCGATTATGATCCCATCCAATTGGCTTATGATTTGATCCGGCTCATGAAAGAAACCTATCCAAATGATTTTAAATGGAGTAAAGGTTCGGCAAACCATTGGGTAGACCAACTTTGGGGGAATGAACATTTCCGCACTTCGATCAATGAAGGAAAATCTTTTAGTGATTTCCATAATACTTATTTAGCAGAAGAAGAATCGGAACGTAAAAAAATCGCTCCTTATTTGTTGTATTGA
- a CDS encoding lipoprotein LipL46: MFNRLRLAPLTGVLILTILACAGSNSAQKQPTLPDNVVTAMGEAPIYQGDLALARNKALKDAKLNAIRKLVGEQITEKSGVSDGQSLGSKLYGKTDSFVKKYDIISEEQWKLDTQDMIRLNVRCEVEATKLSTAVDALLDDVGNPRIAVLVQTVVNGKSYPIGSATNIAEAELIEKLRTKGNKVVDSSQLTALLKKNPSLAKLDLTSVEEGSPLLTLAQDSGAEVLIVAKVSTTDQKPVVLPGGKKTDFLSSAATGPYRIIQLWGDGKIFGSGSLEGRGADITQEVSREQAVKDWANLVSGKVGKQIKDEWFKLTEQNTVILKFKGLGLEDAINFKNDLMEYTSVKQINDRKTEMNGSEWELTYPGKESMFAEELMYKKDSSFRFLSSKTLSINSSKRGVVEVEFRNK, encoded by the coding sequence ATGTTCAACCGACTTCGTTTGGCTCCCTTAACCGGAGTTCTCATCCTTACTATTTTGGCATGTGCCGGATCCAATTCAGCCCAGAAACAACCTACGCTGCCAGACAATGTGGTAACAGCGATGGGAGAGGCACCAATTTACCAAGGAGACTTGGCTCTTGCACGAAACAAAGCATTGAAAGATGCCAAACTCAATGCCATACGCAAACTTGTAGGGGAACAAATTACAGAAAAATCGGGAGTATCCGATGGCCAGTCCCTAGGCTCCAAACTCTATGGGAAAACTGATAGTTTTGTAAAAAAATACGATATCATTAGCGAAGAACAATGGAAATTGGACACCCAAGACATGATCCGTTTGAATGTCCGTTGTGAAGTGGAAGCAACCAAACTTTCCACAGCAGTGGATGCCCTCCTCGATGATGTAGGAAATCCAAGAATTGCTGTCCTTGTCCAAACTGTTGTGAATGGAAAGTCCTATCCGATTGGATCAGCAACAAACATTGCCGAAGCAGAACTCATTGAAAAACTCCGCACCAAAGGAAACAAAGTTGTCGATAGTTCGCAACTCACTGCACTACTCAAAAAAAATCCAAGCCTTGCCAAACTCGACCTCACCTCTGTGGAAGAAGGAAGCCCTCTTCTCACACTGGCACAAGATTCTGGTGCCGAGGTTTTGATTGTTGCCAAAGTCTCAACCACCGACCAAAAACCAGTGGTTTTGCCTGGTGGGAAAAAAACAGATTTTTTAAGTTCGGCAGCCACTGGCCCTTATCGCATCATCCAACTTTGGGGTGATGGAAAAATATTTGGTTCGGGAAGTTTGGAAGGACGCGGTGCAGATATCACCCAAGAAGTTTCCAGAGAACAAGCAGTCAAAGATTGGGCTAATCTTGTTTCCGGAAAAGTGGGAAAACAAATCAAAGACGAGTGGTTCAAACTCACAGAACAAAACACTGTCATCCTAAAATTCAAAGGACTTGGATTGGAAGATGCCATCAATTTCAAAAACGATTTGATGGAATACACTTCAGTCAAACAAATCAATGACCGCAAAACAGAAATGAATGGTTCGGAATGGGAGCTGACATATCCTGGAAAAGAATCTATGTTTGC